A genomic stretch from uncultured Pseudodesulfovibrio sp. includes:
- a CDS encoding 2-amino-3,7-dideoxy-D-threo-hept-6-ulosonate synthase — MHIGKAIRLERIFNRNTGRTIVVPMDHGVTVGPIDGLVDMREAVGKVVDGGANAVIEHKGLVRCGHRAQGKDIGLIVHLSASTSLSPFPNAKTLVASVEDAVRLGADAVSIHCNLGDETEAAMLNDFGKISSDAANWGMPLLAMVYARGPKVSDEYAADVVAHCARVGTELGADVVKVPYTGNIDTFARVCDSCCVPVVIAGGPKLDSTEAFLQMVHDSLEAGGAGLSVGRNVFQHDNPTRLVEALNMVVHGDETVEAALNHLNG, encoded by the coding sequence ATGCACATTGGTAAAGCTATCAGACTGGAAAGGATCTTCAATCGGAACACTGGTCGAACTATCGTCGTCCCCATGGATCATGGCGTGACTGTCGGCCCCATTGACGGACTTGTCGACATGCGTGAGGCCGTAGGCAAAGTCGTTGACGGCGGCGCCAACGCGGTAATCGAACATAAAGGCCTGGTCCGCTGCGGTCACCGAGCTCAAGGCAAGGATATCGGGCTTATCGTCCATCTTTCGGCCTCCACATCGCTGTCCCCCTTCCCCAACGCCAAAACACTGGTCGCCAGTGTGGAAGACGCCGTCCGTCTCGGCGCAGACGCTGTGTCCATCCACTGCAACCTCGGCGACGAAACCGAAGCAGCCATGCTCAACGACTTCGGCAAAATTTCTTCTGACGCGGCAAACTGGGGCATGCCCCTTCTGGCCATGGTCTACGCTCGCGGCCCCAAGGTTTCCGACGAATACGCAGCCGACGTTGTAGCCCATTGCGCCCGTGTCGGCACCGAACTCGGCGCGGACGTCGTGAAGGTTCCTTACACCGGCAACATAGACACCTTTGCCCGTGTATGCGATTCATGTTGTGTCCCCGTTGTCATCGCAGGCGGCCCGAAACTTGACAGTACCGAGGCATTCCTTCAGATGGTTCATGATTCTCTGGAAGCTGGTGGCGCGGGATTGTCCGTCGGCCGCAACGTGTTCCAGCATGATAATCCGACCCGTCTGGTCGAAGCGCTGAACATGGTCGTGCACGGAGATGAAACCGTGGAAGCCGCTCTCAATCATCTCAATGGATAA
- a CDS encoding 3-dehydroquinate synthase II family protein — protein sequence MKKVIFKSVPFDKNLVTLALESGVDAVMVEKDHVKAVQSLGRVTVITPEDMPVVELTKKADEDVAIKGIRDGKDVVLKKGWEIIPVENILAQVDTLALECESLDRAVLAAGILERGCDTVVVLPEGVSDLKQIVSELKLSQGTMDLQTAEVTEIESTGLGHRVCVDTISVLKKGQGMLIGNSSAFSFLVHAETESNPYVAARPFRINAGAVHAYAQMPGDKTTYLDELGAGDDVLIVGADGATSIATVGRVKVEVRPMLLIKAAVRTKEGVKEGQVFLQNAETIRVVSDKGEPVSVVTLKVGDKIMVKTDEAGRHFGMRITEEIKEA from the coding sequence ATGAAAAAAGTCATCTTCAAGTCCGTCCCCTTTGACAAGAATCTCGTCACCCTTGCCCTTGAGTCGGGTGTGGACGCCGTGATGGTCGAAAAGGACCATGTCAAGGCGGTTCAATCCCTGGGCCGCGTCACGGTCATCACTCCAGAAGACATGCCCGTGGTCGAATTGACCAAGAAGGCCGACGAAGACGTCGCCATCAAAGGCATACGGGACGGCAAGGACGTCGTTCTCAAAAAGGGGTGGGAAATCATCCCGGTCGAGAACATCCTTGCACAGGTGGACACTCTGGCACTCGAATGCGAATCTCTGGACCGGGCCGTACTGGCCGCAGGTATTCTGGAACGCGGCTGTGACACTGTAGTCGTGCTGCCCGAAGGCGTATCCGACCTCAAGCAGATCGTCTCCGAACTCAAACTCTCGCAGGGAACCATGGACCTCCAAACCGCCGAAGTGACCGAGATTGAATCCACCGGCCTGGGCCACCGTGTTTGCGTGGACACCATTTCCGTATTGAAAAAAGGCCAGGGCATGCTCATCGGCAACTCCTCGGCCTTTTCTTTCCTTGTCCACGCCGAAACCGAATCCAATCCATATGTCGCCGCCCGCCCCTTCCGCATCAATGCGGGAGCCGTGCATGCCTATGCCCAGATGCCGGGCGACAAGACCACCTATCTTGATGAACTCGGTGCAGGTGACGACGTGCTCATCGTCGGCGCCGACGGTGCCACCAGCATCGCCACAGTAGGCCGTGTCAAGGTCGAAGTCCGCCCCATGCTGCTCATCAAGGCCGCAGTCAGGACCAAGGAAGGCGTCAAGGAAGGTCAGGTATTTCTCCAAAATGCCGAAACTATCCGCGTCGTTTCGGACAAAGGCGAGCCGGTATCCGTCGTCACCCTCAAAGTCGGCGACAAAATCATGGTCAAAACAGATGAAGCCGGCCGACACTTCGGCATGCGCATCACGGAAGAAATCAAGGAAGCCTAA
- the pheA gene encoding prephenate dehydratase has translation MADKDHNDIPDLGELRESIDSVDQQIVDLLNKRANLSLGVGRYKASKGEPIYKPFREQEVMNKIADSSPGPLPDKHLRTIYREIMSSSRHLQRPERVVYLGPEGTFSYFAAIEHMGSAASLTPKANFEEIFRAVAEEGAELGVIPLENTIEGTVGQVVDLFMKYKVYIQAEVFSRISHSLMSKAESLEDVEVIYSHPQPLGQCRDWLRTHLPNVPTIPMESTAEAAELVAGKKAAAVIGHIKLADMHAMNVLAQSIEDLPDNWTRFLIIGAAPSQEDRRDKTSILFTLPDKPGALARVLTTLAHQGINMTKLESRPFRGEKWKYVFFTDLECDLSGDRYKDVLEDIRQQCHTLRVLGTYPTQENRS, from the coding sequence ATGGCAGACAAAGACCACAACGATATTCCCGATCTCGGCGAACTGCGGGAGTCCATAGACTCCGTGGATCAACAAATCGTGGACCTGCTCAACAAACGGGCGAACCTGAGCCTCGGCGTGGGCCGGTACAAGGCATCCAAGGGTGAGCCTATCTACAAGCCGTTCCGCGAACAGGAAGTCATGAACAAAATCGCGGATTCCAGCCCGGGCCCACTCCCGGACAAGCATCTGCGCACCATCTATCGCGAAATCATGAGTTCTTCGCGACACCTGCAACGCCCCGAACGCGTGGTCTACCTCGGTCCTGAAGGCACCTTCTCCTATTTCGCCGCCATCGAGCACATGGGCAGTGCCGCATCCCTGACTCCCAAAGCCAATTTTGAGGAAATTTTCCGGGCCGTGGCCGAGGAAGGGGCCGAACTCGGCGTCATTCCGCTGGAAAACACCATTGAAGGCACTGTAGGACAAGTCGTTGACCTGTTCATGAAATATAAGGTCTACATCCAGGCCGAAGTCTTTAGCCGCATAAGCCATTCCCTCATGTCCAAGGCCGAATCACTTGAGGACGTGGAAGTCATTTACTCCCACCCCCAACCGCTCGGCCAATGCCGCGACTGGTTACGCACCCATCTGCCGAATGTTCCGACCATCCCCATGGAGTCAACGGCAGAAGCCGCCGAATTGGTCGCAGGCAAAAAAGCCGCCGCCGTTATCGGACATATCAAACTGGCGGACATGCATGCCATGAACGTGCTTGCGCAATCCATCGAAGACCTGCCTGACAACTGGACACGATTCCTGATCATTGGAGCAGCTCCTTCACAGGAAGACCGGCGCGACAAGACAAGCATACTTTTCACCCTGCCTGATAAGCCGGGCGCACTTGCACGCGTGTTGACCACTCTGGCTCATCAGGGCATCAACATGACCAAACTGGAGTCCCGCCCGTTCAGAGGTGAAAAATGGAAATACGTCTTCTTCACCGACCTTGAATGTGATTTGAGCGGAGACCGATACAAAGACGTTCTTGAGGACATTCGCCAGCAATGCCATACTCTGCGCGTCCTTGGCACATACCCTACCCAGGAGAACAGATCATGA